One genomic window of Eggerthella timonensis includes the following:
- a CDS encoding helix-turn-helix domain-containing protein, producing MERKDPLVRKYASDLGTNLRQIRKDQGLTQKKLGLMIGSEHSRISNIECGYVALSIPDLVKLSRALDVDPCQLADLAPLKLIDYPERTDGHARL from the coding sequence ATGGAACGCAAGGACCCCCTTGTGAGAAAATACGCGTCTGACCTTGGGACAAACCTCCGACAGATCCGAAAAGACCAAGGATTGACGCAGAAAAAGCTGGGGCTCATGATCGGCTCGGAACACTCTCGCATCAGCAATATCGAATGCGGCTACGTCGCCTTGAGCATTCCGGACCTCGTGAAGCTGAGCCGCGCGCTCGACGTCGACCCCTGCCAGCTCGCCGACCTCGCGCCGCTCAAGCTGATCGATTATCCCGAGCGGACGGACGGCCACGCGCGGTTGTAG
- a CDS encoding GntR family transcriptional regulator yields the protein MFPFEVDSTTDVPLWVQLRQRLIYLINSGYFKPGDQLPTVRGLASEISINYNTVNKAYLSLVSDGYLESTRGRGVFVRDLDAEMDEEYTKDVDGIMGDCVAACRDLGLSLDDVQKCMIKKIKQIKKDEGLEPPLERGDGTARIVPVDVGGATRKKQAGA from the coding sequence ATGTTTCCGTTCGAAGTGGATTCGACCACCGATGTGCCGTTGTGGGTGCAGCTGCGCCAGCGGCTCATCTACCTGATCAACTCGGGGTACTTTAAGCCGGGTGACCAGCTGCCGACCGTGCGCGGCCTGGCCTCAGAGATATCCATCAACTACAACACGGTGAACAAGGCGTACCTGAGCCTCGTCTCCGACGGCTACCTGGAATCGACGCGCGGGCGCGGCGTGTTCGTGCGCGACCTCGATGCCGAGATGGACGAGGAGTACACGAAGGACGTCGACGGCATCATGGGCGACTGCGTGGCGGCTTGCCGCGACCTGGGGCTGTCGCTCGACGACGTGCAGAAGTGCATGATCAAGAAAATCAAGCAGATCAAGAAGGACGAGGGCCTTGAGCCGCCGCTCGAGCGGGGCGACGGCACGGCGCGCATCGTTCCGGTCGACGTGGGCGGCGCGACGCGCAAGAAGCAGGCGGGAGCGTGA
- a CDS encoding slipin family protein: MRVKTRRNEAETARGVGGAPASPSASSHARWHVVPEASTEIVGERASSTGVLLFSAVVFLLTFGLVLGVWQALAGVGVAAIAVALVCALLATAAVHIAQQWEKVVVLRFGTFNRVSGPGLFWTFPVIEQNTMRVDTRVRATTFGAEETLTADLVPLDVNAVLFWHVWDAKAACIEVGDFTRAVELAAQTALRDAIGRASVAEVAIRREQLDRELKRVLEEKVAPWGITVLSVEIRDILLPKELQDVMSLEAQAEQRKKARIILMEAEQDICEMMDDMGDTYAKNDAALRLRAMHLLYESVRETGGTVVVPSSFSEGFGDVLGDAAKDVLGKGPGVGA; this comes from the coding sequence ATGAGGGTGAAGACCAGGCGAAACGAAGCTGAGACGGCACGGGGCGTCGGCGGTGCGCCCGCATCGCCCTCCGCGTCGTCGCACGCGCGCTGGCACGTCGTCCCCGAGGCCAGCACCGAGATCGTAGGCGAGCGCGCGTCGAGCACCGGCGTGCTGCTGTTCTCGGCGGTGGTGTTCCTGCTGACGTTCGGCCTCGTGCTGGGCGTGTGGCAGGCGCTTGCGGGCGTGGGCGTCGCGGCCATCGCGGTCGCGCTCGTCTGCGCGCTGCTGGCCACGGCGGCCGTGCACATCGCGCAGCAATGGGAGAAGGTGGTGGTGCTGCGTTTCGGCACGTTCAACCGCGTGTCGGGACCGGGTCTGTTCTGGACGTTTCCCGTCATCGAGCAGAACACCATGCGCGTGGACACCCGCGTGCGCGCCACTACGTTCGGCGCCGAAGAGACCCTCACGGCCGACCTCGTGCCGCTCGACGTGAACGCGGTGCTGTTCTGGCACGTGTGGGACGCGAAGGCGGCCTGCATCGAGGTGGGCGACTTCACGCGCGCCGTGGAGCTGGCGGCCCAGACGGCGCTGCGCGACGCCATCGGGCGCGCGAGCGTGGCCGAGGTGGCCATCCGCCGCGAACAGCTCGACCGCGAGCTCAAGCGCGTGCTCGAGGAGAAGGTGGCGCCCTGGGGCATCACCGTGCTGTCGGTGGAGATCCGCGACATCCTGCTGCCGAAGGAGCTGCAGGACGTCATGTCGCTGGAGGCCCAGGCCGAGCAGCGCAAGAAAGCGCGCATCATCCTCATGGAAGCCGAGCAGGACATCTGCGAGATGATGGACGACATGGGCGACACGTACGCGAAGAACGACGCCGCGCTGCGCCTGCGCGCGATGCACCTGCTGTACGAGAGCGTGCGCGAGACGGGCGGCACGGTGGTGGTGCCGAGCAGCTTCAGCGAGGGCTTCGGCGACGTGCTGGGCGACGCGGCGAAGGACGTGCTGGGGAAGGGGCCCGGAGTGGGGGCGTAG
- a CDS encoding 4Fe-4S dicluster domain-containing protein translates to MTRFGLAINTGRCIGCHTCANACKMQNNVPMGMLWNRVLTEGCDIVDGAVGQYPNVSRAYLPVACQHCENPACLRVCPTGATYKDEKGRVEIAYDKCIGCRTCMAACPYNARVFNWNEPRRDPDFNYGDKDVPVRGKGVVEKCTLCKERTDRGDEPMCVVCCPTKARVFGDLDDPNSDVSRIVRERRAGVLLEEQGTRPQVHYYG, encoded by the coding sequence ATGACCAGATTCGGACTCGCCATCAACACGGGGCGTTGCATCGGGTGCCACACCTGCGCGAACGCCTGCAAGATGCAGAACAACGTGCCCATGGGCATGCTGTGGAACCGCGTGCTCACCGAGGGTTGCGACATCGTGGACGGCGCCGTCGGGCAGTACCCGAACGTGTCGCGCGCCTACCTTCCCGTAGCGTGCCAGCACTGCGAGAACCCCGCCTGCCTGCGCGTGTGCCCCACGGGCGCCACGTACAAGGACGAAAAGGGCCGGGTGGAGATCGCCTACGACAAGTGCATCGGCTGCCGCACCTGCATGGCGGCCTGCCCCTACAACGCCCGCGTGTTCAACTGGAACGAGCCGCGCCGCGACCCCGACTTCAACTACGGCGACAAGGACGTGCCCGTGCGTGGCAAGGGCGTCGTGGAGAAATGCACGCTGTGCAAGGAGCGCACCGACCGCGGCGACGAGCCCATGTGCGTGGTGTGCTGCCCCACGAAAGCGCGCGTGTTCGGCGATCTGGACGACCCGAACAGCGACGTGTCGCGCATCGTCCGGGAGCGTCGCGCCGGCGTGCTGCTGGAAGAACAGGGCACCCGCCCGCAAGTTCACTACTACGGATAG
- a CDS encoding molybdopterin-dependent oxidoreductase, whose protein sequence is MSGTNRPNTTLTRRSFLKAAGATAGTMGIAGAAGMFAADDWLAPTEAYAEPQERVAYTYHQAHCRGHCMLKCTVRDGRLCLIQPNDKAKEGLQTVCLKGLSEIQHVYSAERIQTPLKRVGERGANEFVAISWDEAMSYFSENVRKCWDAYGKQSVFVSIAMESEVASELGKLLSASMDTVGGIDVGYANGLAPIYGGAKRSGPLGAVSAFNGVTDWMNCKTLLFVGMNFIESSLTQTKPFFDAKDAGMHAIAIDPHYSTTATKCDEWIPIEPGTDAALFLGMITQVLDNGWYDEAYVSAHTSLPFLVSQADGSLLRDHAVDPASEPEDDIANPFLVWDDEAQAARPAADVESPALEGTFTVDGETYTTVLSLLKENQQSYDTAWASKVTGIPADAIESLAERYATGGPACIAVGYGGNDKYGNADIAGHAAGLLAAITGNIGRAGGGVGYAGFGYGSAGLGAWPLAEDMKPTTLAVPAFELPYVDSPVKCFIGVGDQIQQRFADLTKLEEWVQGLDFIVYADVYHSTGAQYADLVLPICSRFESDEALGGIRSNKGQVMLRQQVLEPLFESKTDFAFERELARALGIDAPLPKSNEERIAHMLDTAKDAKVKGITLEELQANQGVLPYRAPSAVPFSDGKVPTASGRFDVYFPDLVKFDQALPAYEAPEETGADSKLRDRFPLQLCQMRTRFHIHNQFCDAEWIRQYSTAALHLNPADMEQRGLVSGDTVEAFNDRGSFACPVVGDESVRPGSARVFEGEWSKFMSAGNIQNVTNPGISDRGRALLNGPVIPYNDTLVEVKKA, encoded by the coding sequence ATGTCAGGTACGAACAGGCCAAATACGACGCTGACCCGCCGCAGCTTCCTCAAAGCCGCGGGTGCCACAGCCGGCACGATGGGCATTGCGGGAGCTGCGGGAATGTTCGCGGCGGACGACTGGCTCGCACCGACCGAGGCGTACGCGGAGCCGCAAGAGCGCGTCGCCTACACCTACCACCAGGCTCACTGCCGCGGGCATTGCATGCTGAAGTGCACCGTGCGCGACGGGCGCCTGTGCCTGATCCAGCCGAACGACAAGGCCAAGGAAGGACTGCAAACCGTCTGCCTCAAAGGCCTGTCCGAAATCCAGCACGTCTACAGCGCCGAGCGCATCCAAACGCCGCTCAAGCGTGTGGGCGAGCGCGGCGCCAACGAGTTCGTCGCCATCTCCTGGGACGAGGCGATGAGCTACTTCTCCGAAAACGTGCGGAAGTGCTGGGACGCCTACGGCAAGCAGAGCGTGTTCGTTAGCATCGCCATGGAGTCTGAGGTGGCGTCCGAGCTGGGCAAGCTGCTGAGCGCGTCCATGGACACCGTCGGCGGCATCGACGTGGGCTATGCCAACGGCTTGGCTCCGATCTACGGCGGGGCCAAGCGCTCCGGCCCGCTGGGCGCGGTGAGCGCGTTCAACGGCGTGACCGACTGGATGAACTGCAAGACCCTGCTGTTCGTGGGCATGAACTTCATCGAGTCGAGCCTTACGCAAACCAAGCCCTTCTTCGACGCGAAGGATGCGGGCATGCACGCCATCGCCATCGACCCGCACTACAGCACCACGGCCACGAAGTGCGACGAGTGGATACCCATCGAGCCGGGCACCGACGCCGCGCTGTTCCTGGGCATGATCACGCAGGTGCTGGACAACGGCTGGTACGACGAGGCGTACGTGAGCGCGCACACCTCGCTGCCGTTCCTCGTGTCGCAAGCCGACGGCTCGTTGTTGCGCGACCATGCGGTCGACCCTGCGAGCGAGCCGGAAGACGACATCGCCAACCCCTTCCTGGTCTGGGACGACGAGGCGCAAGCCGCGCGTCCGGCAGCGGACGTGGAATCTCCCGCGCTCGAAGGCACGTTCACCGTCGACGGCGAAACCTACACCACGGTGCTCTCGCTGCTCAAGGAGAACCAGCAAAGCTACGACACGGCCTGGGCGTCGAAGGTCACGGGCATCCCTGCCGACGCCATCGAGTCGCTCGCGGAGCGCTACGCCACGGGCGGGCCCGCGTGCATCGCCGTGGGCTATGGAGGCAACGACAAGTACGGCAACGCGGACATCGCCGGCCATGCGGCCGGGCTGCTGGCCGCGATCACCGGCAACATCGGGCGCGCCGGCGGCGGCGTGGGCTACGCCGGCTTCGGCTACGGCAGCGCGGGGCTCGGCGCATGGCCGCTCGCCGAGGACATGAAGCCCACCACCCTCGCCGTCCCCGCCTTCGAGCTTCCCTACGTGGACAGCCCCGTCAAGTGCTTCATCGGCGTGGGCGACCAGATCCAGCAACGTTTTGCCGACCTCACCAAGCTGGAAGAATGGGTGCAGGGACTCGACTTCATCGTGTACGCCGACGTGTACCACAGCACGGGCGCGCAGTACGCCGACCTCGTGCTGCCCATCTGCTCGCGTTTCGAGAGCGACGAGGCGCTCGGCGGCATCCGCTCGAACAAAGGCCAGGTCATGCTGCGCCAGCAGGTACTCGAGCCGCTATTCGAGAGCAAGACCGACTTCGCGTTCGAACGCGAGCTGGCCCGCGCGCTCGGCATCGACGCGCCGTTGCCGAAGAGCAACGAGGAGCGTATCGCGCACATGCTGGACACGGCGAAGGACGCGAAGGTCAAGGGCATCACGCTCGAGGAGCTGCAGGCAAACCAAGGCGTGCTGCCGTACCGCGCACCGTCGGCCGTGCCGTTCTCCGACGGCAAGGTTCCCACGGCGTCGGGCCGCTTCGACGTGTACTTCCCGGATCTCGTGAAGTTCGATCAGGCGCTGCCCGCCTACGAAGCTCCCGAGGAAACCGGCGCGGACAGCAAGCTGCGCGACCGCTTCCCCTTGCAGCTGTGCCAGATGCGCACGCGCTTCCACATCCACAACCAGTTCTGCGACGCGGAATGGATTCGCCAGTACTCCACGGCCGCCTTGCACCTCAACCCTGCGGACATGGAGCAGCGCGGCTTGGTCAGCGGCGACACGGTGGAGGCGTTCAACGACCGCGGCAGCTTCGCCTGCCCCGTGGTGGGCGACGAGTCGGTTCGCCCGGGCTCGGCGCGCGTCTTCGAGGGCGAGTGGTCGAAGTTCATGAGCGCCGGCAACATCCAGAACGTCACGAATCCCGGGATATCCGATCGCGGGCGCGCCTTGCTGAACGGCCCGGTCATCCCTTACAACGACACGCTCGTCGAAGTGAAGAAAGCGTAG
- the nrfD gene encoding NrfD/PsrC family molybdoenzyme membrane anchor subunit, with amino-acid sequence MLSDLVVCYLFLGGAGAGLALVLSVLGQLVPRACVSTPPGVHLRPNAAYRKLLGSGFGTAFVLLALGIVCLLADLGNAERVILLLLHPTASYLAVGSWALAICLALAAALALAWLGVGTWNVALVRILQVATALVAAVVMVYTGLLLQSLGAVPLWSTPWLPALFAASSLSCGIACALALAQFTGVASAFDAVLGRLAAVDAVVIVIEAIVVAVFVYAASLAGAPLSNGTELAAAQSVRELVAGANAQLFWGCFVALGLAVPLVLDGVLAMRRRPLPGVALFTAACVLAGGFVMRFCVVAAGAHPVLSSMGVM; translated from the coding sequence ATGCTGAGCGATCTGGTCGTGTGCTACCTGTTCCTCGGCGGCGCCGGGGCGGGGCTCGCTCTCGTCCTCTCCGTGCTGGGCCAGCTCGTTCCGCGCGCATGCGTGTCAACGCCCCCGGGCGTGCACCTTCGTCCGAACGCCGCGTACCGCAAGCTGCTCGGCTCGGGGTTCGGCACCGCGTTCGTGCTGCTGGCGCTCGGCATCGTGTGCTTGCTGGCCGATCTCGGCAACGCTGAGCGCGTGATCCTGCTGCTCCTGCATCCCACGGCGTCGTACCTGGCAGTGGGCTCATGGGCGCTCGCAATCTGTCTCGCGCTCGCGGCGGCGCTCGCTCTCGCGTGGCTTGGCGTTGGCACCTGGAACGTCGCCCTCGTGCGCATCCTCCAGGTGGCGACTGCGCTCGTGGCGGCGGTGGTCATGGTGTACACGGGGCTTCTACTCCAGAGCCTCGGCGCGGTGCCCCTGTGGTCCACGCCGTGGCTGCCGGCGTTGTTCGCGGCCTCGTCGCTGTCGTGCGGCATCGCATGCGCGCTGGCGCTTGCCCAGTTCACGGGCGTGGCATCCGCGTTCGATGCCGTGCTCGGACGCTTGGCGGCGGTCGATGCCGTGGTCATCGTGATCGAGGCGATCGTCGTCGCGGTGTTCGTGTACGCGGCTTCGCTGGCCGGTGCGCCGCTGTCCAACGGCACCGAGCTCGCCGCCGCGCAGTCGGTGCGGGAGCTGGTGGCGGGCGCGAATGCGCAGCTGTTCTGGGGCTGCTTCGTCGCGCTCGGCCTGGCGGTGCCGCTCGTACTGGACGGCGTGCTCGCCATGCGCCGCCGCCCGCTGCCGGGCGTCGCCTTGTTCACGGCGGCGTGCGTGCTGGCCGGCGGGTTCGTCATGCGGTTCTGCGTTGTTGCGGCTGGCGCCCACCCGGTGCTCAGCTCGATGGGAGTGATGTGA
- the nrfD gene encoding NrfD/PsrC family molybdoenzyme membrane anchor subunit, which yields MGTFGTSMKFKAASVVLAVLVAVGVGTWIYQLMNGLGVTGMNNATSWGLYITCFMFFVGLSAGGLIVASSASVFRIAQFKKVAVPAIILSTVCICCAGMFVLIDLGGIQRIWNVLVSPNPMSPLLWDICVITCYLVINILYLYFMTSKRANPHAVSIISRFALPIAILVHSVTAWIFGLQLAREAWHSAIMAPIFVASAMDSGLALLLIVLLALQAAKVFELGRKLMATLAGLLATCIAVDAFFIGCELLTVAYPQTAGGMETLGTLFSGVTSPFFWFEIIAGLLIPFCILVFSANRQRPKLVILASALVVVGVFFKRVWLLFTAFIHPNVYGAPGISSGSSAGVHAGATDIWSTIGVYAPTWVEIVVVVGVVSLGALAFLVLASKLLKPPSEPEAVSCETAAQAA from the coding sequence ATGGGAACCTTCGGAACCTCGATGAAATTCAAAGCCGCCTCCGTCGTGCTGGCCGTGCTGGTCGCGGTGGGCGTGGGCACGTGGATCTACCAGTTGATGAACGGACTCGGCGTGACCGGCATGAACAACGCAACGTCATGGGGCCTCTACATCACCTGCTTCATGTTCTTCGTGGGCCTGTCGGCCGGCGGGCTGATCGTGGCCTCCTCGGCGTCGGTGTTTCGCATCGCGCAGTTCAAGAAGGTGGCGGTGCCGGCCATCATCCTGTCGACGGTGTGCATCTGCTGCGCCGGCATGTTCGTGCTCATCGACCTCGGCGGCATCCAGCGCATCTGGAACGTGCTCGTGTCGCCGAACCCGATGTCGCCGCTTCTGTGGGACATCTGCGTGATCACCTGCTACCTCGTCATCAACATCCTCTACCTGTACTTCATGACCTCGAAGCGGGCCAACCCGCACGCGGTCAGCATCATCTCGCGGTTCGCGCTGCCCATCGCCATCCTCGTGCACTCGGTGACGGCGTGGATCTTCGGCCTGCAGCTGGCGCGCGAGGCCTGGCACTCGGCCATCATGGCGCCCATCTTCGTGGCCTCGGCCATGGACTCGGGCTTGGCGCTGCTGCTCATCGTGCTGCTGGCGCTGCAGGCGGCGAAGGTGTTCGAGCTCGGCCGCAAGCTCATGGCCACGCTGGCCGGCCTCTTGGCCACGTGCATCGCGGTCGACGCGTTCTTCATCGGCTGCGAGCTGTTGACGGTGGCCTACCCGCAAACCGCCGGCGGCATGGAGACGCTCGGCACGCTGTTCAGCGGCGTCACCTCGCCCTTCTTCTGGTTCGAGATCATCGCGGGGCTGCTCATCCCGTTCTGCATTCTCGTGTTCTCGGCCAACCGGCAGCGTCCGAAACTCGTGATCCTGGCCTCGGCGCTCGTGGTGGTGGGCGTGTTCTTCAAGCGCGTGTGGCTGTTGTTCACGGCGTTCATCCATCCGAACGTGTACGGCGCTCCGGGCATCTCCTCCGGATCGTCGGCCGGCGTGCACGCCGGGGCCACCGACATCTGGTCGACGATCGGCGTGTACGCACCCACCTGGGTCGAGATCGTCGTGGTCGTCGGCGTGGTGTCGCTCGGCGCGTTGGCATTCCTCGTCTTGGCGAGCAAGCTGTTGAAGCCGCCGAGCGAACCCGAAGCCGTCTCGTGCGAAACGGCCGCGCAGGCTGCCTGA
- a CDS encoding ParB/RepB/Spo0J family partition protein — translation MSSPYQTLTLPLDSIQSHPENDFTMDESEMQELVASIRSEGLGQLPLVRKLPDGAYQMIAGHRRLEAYKRLAREDATFRAIPVTLVDDLDDARARVLLNVTNLVTRRLSQEERGARYAAIGREVPALREADPSLKGVRTNDIIARIVTEETGQSVSPATVKRAIAAERRLRETREQAELLTGDLNENWQVEAQAGAIDPLTLRAISELPNQKQLDLFAEYQRQEMTLGQLKAHLKASRPKTTADAARALQLAIRSAEEARQMDRAGVPLPQGLVRKLKSLVDQL, via the coding sequence ATGTCATCTCCCTACCAAACCCTCACCCTCCCGCTCGACAGCATCCAGTCGCACCCGGAGAACGACTTCACCATGGACGAAAGCGAGATGCAGGAGCTCGTCGCGTCCATCCGCTCCGAGGGCCTCGGGCAGCTGCCGCTCGTGCGTAAGCTGCCGGACGGCGCCTACCAGATGATCGCCGGCCACCGCCGACTCGAGGCATACAAGCGCCTTGCCCGCGAGGACGCGACCTTCCGCGCCATCCCGGTCACGCTCGTCGACGACCTCGACGACGCCCGCGCCCGCGTTCTGCTCAATGTCACCAACCTCGTGACCCGCCGCCTGTCGCAGGAGGAGCGCGGCGCGCGCTACGCGGCCATCGGCAGGGAAGTGCCGGCGCTGCGCGAGGCCGACCCGTCGCTCAAGGGCGTGCGCACGAACGACATCATCGCGCGCATCGTGACCGAGGAGACGGGGCAGTCGGTGTCGCCGGCCACGGTCAAGCGCGCCATCGCGGCCGAGAGGCGCCTGCGCGAAACGCGCGAGCAAGCGGAGCTTCTCACGGGCGACCTGAACGAGAACTGGCAGGTGGAGGCGCAGGCGGGGGCCATCGACCCGCTCACCTTGCGCGCCATCTCGGAGCTGCCGAACCAGAAACAGCTCGACCTGTTCGCCGAGTACCAGCGCCAGGAGATGACGCTCGGCCAGCTGAAGGCTCACCTCAAAGCGTCACGGCCCAAGACGACGGCCGATGCGGCTCGCGCGCTGCAGCTTGCCATCCGCAGCGCGGAGGAGGCGCGCCAGATGGATCGCGCCGGGGTGCCGTTGCCGCAGGGGCTCGTTCGCAAGCTGAAGAGCCTGGTGGACCAGCTGTAA
- a CDS encoding pyridoxal-dependent decarboxylase, protein MDKYQDLRTPCFVYDAKELHDNINAFQEAMHFAWNGKTAVGLSVKTAPIVEIASFARKLGCMAEVVSDEEFQLALDAGFNPKEIIFNGPIKSRNWLKYALLHEAVVNLDSEREIQYACDFAREHSVVPRVGLRVNFDLEKICPGETIAEDEGSRFGFCLEDGSLKRAIEKLRVSNVEPAGLHVHFSTKTHSPAVYNAIASMLCNIASLFELRSLEYLDLGGGYYGGGTNRSAYGEYVKNIIAGLDRFPGREELTLICEPGGSVLCTAGEYVGKVIDVKSVRGRIFVVTELSKLNLNSTVFSRRAFTCDYYRFKSTSPVPIQTICGYTCVEMDRLQDIENEALLSRGDIVVVKNAGAYTVSFAPGFFIKHSPEIYMREADGVYRQIACGSYHTDSVNPPSM, encoded by the coding sequence ATGGATAAGTATCAAGATCTTCGTACACCCTGTTTTGTTTATGATGCAAAAGAGCTACATGACAACATTAACGCGTTTCAAGAAGCGATGCATTTCGCTTGGAATGGAAAAACGGCAGTAGGTTTGTCAGTGAAAACTGCCCCCATCGTGGAAATAGCGTCTTTTGCTCGGAAGCTTGGGTGCATGGCGGAAGTGGTATCCGATGAAGAATTCCAACTTGCTCTCGATGCAGGATTCAATCCAAAAGAAATCATATTCAACGGTCCGATAAAAAGCCGCAATTGGCTTAAATATGCATTATTGCATGAGGCGGTAGTCAATCTTGATTCCGAAAGAGAAATCCAATATGCATGCGATTTCGCACGCGAGCATTCCGTTGTTCCGCGTGTCGGGTTAAGGGTGAATTTTGATCTAGAGAAAATATGTCCTGGCGAAACGATAGCTGAGGACGAAGGCTCTCGATTCGGCTTCTGTCTTGAAGATGGGTCTCTAAAGCGAGCCATCGAAAAATTGCGCGTAAGCAACGTGGAGCCAGCTGGTCTGCATGTGCATTTTTCAACTAAAACGCATTCACCTGCCGTTTACAATGCCATAGCTTCAATGCTGTGCAATATCGCGTCATTGTTTGAGTTGCGTAGCCTTGAGTATCTAGACCTAGGAGGCGGATACTACGGAGGAGGGACTAACAGGTCTGCATATGGTGAATATGTTAAAAACATCATCGCTGGATTAGATCGCTTCCCCGGTCGCGAAGAACTAACGTTGATTTGCGAACCCGGAGGATCCGTTCTTTGCACGGCTGGAGAATACGTCGGAAAAGTGATTGATGTAAAAAGTGTTAGAGGGAGAATTTTCGTAGTTACCGAGCTTAGTAAGCTAAACCTCAATAGTACTGTATTTTCTCGCAGAGCTTTCACTTGCGATTATTATCGGTTCAAATCGACGAGCCCTGTCCCGATTCAAACGATATGTGGATATACGTGCGTTGAAATGGATAGGCTTCAGGACATTGAAAATGAAGCTCTTCTTTCTCGGGGAGATATTGTAGTAGTGAAAAACGCGGGGGCGTACACGGTCTCCTTTGCGCCAGGTTTTTTTATAAAGCATTCGCCCGAGATTTATATGAGAGAAGCAGATGGCGTGTATCGCCAAATCGCTTGCGGCTCATATCATACCGATTCCGTTAACCCTCCATCTATGTAA